A genome region from Stenotrophomonas bentonitica includes the following:
- a CDS encoding YbaB/EbfC family nucleoid-associated protein produces MRGNIAQLMQQAQKMQENLQKAQEELAKLEVTGTAGGGMVSVTLTGAKECRKVRIDPSILSDAEMTEDLVAAAFNDASNKIDAESKNRMGSATAGMQLPPGMKLPF; encoded by the coding sequence ATGCGCGGCAACATCGCCCAACTGATGCAGCAGGCCCAGAAGATGCAGGAAAACCTGCAGAAGGCCCAGGAAGAACTCGCCAAGCTGGAAGTCACCGGCACCGCCGGCGGCGGCATGGTCAGCGTGACCCTGACCGGCGCCAAGGAGTGCCGCAAGGTGCGTATCGACCCGTCGATCCTGTCCGATGCGGAAATGACCGAAGACCTGGTGGCGGCCGCGTTCAACGACGCCTCCAACAAGATCGATGCCGAATCGAAGAACCGCATGGGCTCGGCCACCGCCGGCATGCAGCTGCCGCCCGGCATGAAGCTGCCGTTCTAA
- a CDS encoding DMT family transporter produces MAWIYLLVAGVLEIVWAFSMKQSEGFTRLTPSLITFATMAASFWLLSLAMRTLPLGTAYTIWTGIGAVGAFIVGIVFLGEQVSAMRIGAAVLIVSGLILMKLSTT; encoded by the coding sequence ATGGCCTGGATCTATCTACTCGTTGCCGGTGTACTGGAAATCGTCTGGGCGTTCTCGATGAAGCAATCCGAGGGCTTCACCCGGCTCACCCCGTCCCTGATCACCTTCGCCACCATGGCCGCCAGCTTCTGGCTGCTCTCGCTCGCCATGCGCACCTTGCCGCTCGGCACCGCGTACACCATCTGGACCGGCATCGGCGCCGTCGGCGCCTTCATCGTCGGCATCGTGTTCCTCGGCGAGCAGGTCAGTGCAATGCGCATCGGCGCCGCCGTACTGATCGTAAGCGGCCTGATCCTGATGAAGCTCTCCACCACGTAG
- a CDS encoding DUF6180 family protein has protein sequence MKKAAWATLAGALAVSATLPAFAAAEFSLGYDVDRFPARQLSMQKCHEAVARGASALGYSTRVDQDQKTLVLHVSAPRADGRSLISYCISAGDQTVFVIQAFDYSGPGNPDVDKVKQRVGAEVRKAAAAR, from the coding sequence ATGAAGAAAGCAGCATGGGCAACACTCGCGGGCGCATTGGCTGTGTCTGCGACCCTGCCGGCGTTCGCGGCAGCGGAGTTCAGTCTTGGCTATGACGTCGACCGTTTCCCGGCACGCCAGTTGAGCATGCAGAAATGCCACGAAGCCGTTGCGCGGGGTGCGTCGGCATTGGGCTACTCCACGCGAGTGGACCAGGACCAGAAGACGTTGGTCCTGCATGTTTCAGCCCCGCGCGCAGATGGCCGCTCGTTGATTTCGTACTGCATCAGCGCAGGCGACCAGACCGTGTTCGTGATCCAGGCCTTCGACTACAGCGGGCCGGGCAACCCGGACGTGGACAAGGTGAAGCAGCGGGTGGGCGCAGAGGTGCGGAAGGCGGCGGCAGCACGCTGA
- a CDS encoding OmpA family protein, with translation MQPRPQTSRLLLIPAVLLALSACSRTPDPGAPAEAPASPTSEAAAVPPEQGAPSDVPDLPIIPTIVIPEILGVTPAQQALEASIQSILDPVAGITVSPARCDTGGSLINAGGITHLDEHGTLTRNGEQGLFKINADGSGTANFEGGLVRVNADGSGTINGPAAGDGGDSAIISVQADGSGTYNGPAGLIRLDGKGAGTWNGDSGLITNNGDGSGTWNGPMGLVRINADGSGTWNGDAGLITNNGDGTGTIGPPARAVKMPPMPRLPPAGRFPPLTKFAPPGAPCGYMITLNDRVLFDFDKSEIRPDAAQLLDTLAGALVQVKASGMEVRGHTDSKGDDAYNQQLSERRAAAVLAALRTRGAVQQVESKGFGEREPVAPNEIQGKDNPGGRQLNRRVEIFVRA, from the coding sequence ATGCAGCCACGTCCGCAAACGTCCCGCCTGCTTCTCATCCCCGCCGTGCTGCTGGCACTGAGCGCCTGTTCCAGGACACCCGACCCGGGCGCCCCCGCAGAAGCCCCTGCATCTCCCACGAGCGAGGCTGCTGCCGTACCGCCGGAACAGGGCGCGCCCAGCGACGTACCTGACCTCCCCATCATCCCCACCATCGTCATCCCCGAAATTCTCGGCGTGACCCCCGCGCAGCAGGCGCTGGAAGCCTCCATCCAGTCGATCCTCGACCCCGTGGCTGGCATCACCGTCTCGCCCGCGCGCTGCGACACGGGCGGCAGCCTGATCAACGCCGGTGGCATCACCCACCTCGACGAGCACGGCACCCTTACCCGAAACGGGGAGCAGGGACTGTTCAAGATCAACGCCGACGGCAGCGGTACCGCCAACTTCGAAGGCGGGCTGGTGCGGGTCAATGCCGACGGCAGTGGCACCATCAACGGCCCCGCAGCAGGCGACGGCGGCGACAGCGCCATCATCAGCGTGCAGGCCGACGGATCCGGCACCTACAACGGCCCCGCCGGGCTGATCCGGCTGGACGGCAAAGGCGCCGGCACCTGGAATGGCGACAGTGGCCTGATCACCAACAACGGCGACGGCAGCGGCACCTGGAACGGCCCGATGGGCCTGGTACGAATCAACGCCGATGGCTCGGGTACGTGGAATGGCGACGCCGGCCTGATCACCAATAATGGCGATGGAACCGGCACCATAGGGCCGCCCGCGCGCGCAGTAAAAATGCCGCCGATGCCGCGCCTGCCACCGGCCGGCCGCTTCCCGCCATTGACGAAATTCGCACCCCCCGGCGCGCCATGCGGCTACATGATCACCTTGAACGACCGGGTGCTGTTCGACTTCGACAAGTCCGAGATCCGACCCGATGCCGCGCAGCTGCTGGACACGCTTGCGGGTGCACTTGTGCAGGTCAAGGCCAGTGGGATGGAAGTGCGCGGGCACACCGATTCCAAGGGCGATGACGCCTACAACCAGCAGTTGTCAGAGCGTCGCGCCGCCGCGGTGCTGGCCGCACTGCGCACGCGCGGCGCTGTGCAGCAGGTGGAATCGAAGGGGTTCGGTGAGCGTGAGCCGGTGGCACCGAACGAGATCCAGGGCAAGGACAACCCCGGCGGCCGCCAGCTCAATCGACGCGTGGAAATTTTTGTGCGCGCTTGA
- the dnaX gene encoding DNA polymerase III subunit gamma/tau: protein MSYLVLARKWRPKRFAELVGQEHVVRALSNALDSGRVHHAFLFTGTRGVGKTTIARIFAKSLNCEQGTSADPCGQCPACLDIDSGRYIDLLEIDAASNTGVDDVREVIENAQYMPSRGKYKVYLIDEVHMLSKAAFNALLKTLEEPPEHVKFLLATTDPQKLPVTVLSRCLQFNLKRLDEDQIQGQMTRILSAEEIESDPTAIVQLAKAADGSLRDGLSLLDQAIAYAGGALREDVVRAMLGTVDRTQVAAMLDALADGDGVRLLQVVAALAEFSPDWSGVLDALAEALHRIQVQQLVPGAQADGEGIDAAAFAQRLRPEVVQLWYQMALGGRRDLHLAPSPRAGFEMAVLRMLAFRPAAAVPPVPRDPGAGTDAGAGSRGSEQGGIAAAPAAVAAPIAVAAPVAAAVPVAAPTPVATAPAPVVPKPTPAPIVESAADDDLPPWHQAGADERDEALAVELASPDAAMAAPWEAPPVRSAPPAPAAAPVPSQRPQGISLTPASTSAAAPQGGTVALTSAETWLELVAQSQLNGPSRQLAAHAAFVGFQHGVLKLAVSPGFEYLCSDRSLAALTEALSGPLGTTPKIVIEHGNAEAETLHQRSDRQRGERQQAAEAAFMADPSVQLLIQQHGARVVTDSIRPFEE from the coding sequence ATGTCCTATCTCGTCCTTGCCCGCAAGTGGCGTCCGAAGCGTTTTGCCGAGCTGGTGGGCCAGGAACACGTGGTCCGTGCGCTCAGCAATGCGCTGGACAGCGGCCGGGTGCACCATGCGTTCCTGTTTACCGGCACCCGCGGGGTCGGCAAGACCACCATCGCGCGTATTTTCGCCAAGTCGCTGAACTGCGAGCAGGGCACCAGCGCCGACCCGTGCGGCCAGTGCCCGGCCTGCCTGGATATCGACTCCGGGCGTTATATCGACCTGCTGGAGATCGACGCCGCGTCCAATACCGGCGTGGACGATGTCCGTGAGGTGATCGAGAACGCCCAGTACATGCCCTCGCGCGGCAAGTACAAGGTCTACCTGATCGACGAAGTGCACATGCTGTCCAAGGCGGCGTTCAATGCGCTGCTGAAGACGCTGGAAGAACCGCCGGAACACGTGAAGTTCCTGCTGGCTACCACCGACCCGCAGAAGCTGCCGGTGACGGTGCTGTCGCGCTGCCTGCAGTTCAACCTGAAGCGCCTGGACGAGGACCAGATCCAGGGCCAGATGACCCGCATTCTCAGCGCGGAAGAGATCGAGTCCGACCCGACCGCGATCGTGCAGCTGGCCAAGGCTGCTGACGGCAGCCTGCGCGACGGCCTGTCGCTGCTGGACCAGGCCATCGCCTATGCCGGCGGCGCCCTGCGTGAAGACGTGGTGCGCGCCATGCTGGGCACGGTCGACCGTACCCAGGTGGCGGCGATGCTGGATGCGCTGGCCGACGGCGACGGCGTACGCCTGCTGCAGGTGGTGGCCGCTCTGGCCGAGTTCTCGCCCGACTGGAGCGGAGTGCTGGACGCGCTGGCCGAGGCCCTGCACCGGATCCAGGTGCAGCAGCTGGTGCCGGGCGCGCAGGCTGACGGCGAAGGCATCGACGCCGCCGCCTTCGCCCAGCGCCTGCGCCCGGAAGTGGTCCAGCTCTGGTACCAGATGGCCCTGGGCGGTCGCCGCGACCTGCACCTGGCGCCTAGCCCGCGCGCGGGCTTTGAAATGGCCGTGCTGCGCATGCTGGCGTTCCGCCCGGCTGCTGCGGTGCCGCCGGTACCGCGTGACCCGGGGGCCGGCACCGACGCAGGCGCCGGATCGCGCGGTTCCGAGCAGGGCGGCATCGCCGCTGCGCCGGCCGCCGTGGCCGCGCCGATCGCTGTTGCTGCACCCGTGGCCGCCGCTGTGCCCGTGGCGGCGCCGACGCCTGTCGCCACGGCCCCCGCACCAGTCGTGCCGAAACCGACACCTGCACCGATCGTCGAATCGGCGGCCGATGACGATCTGCCGCCGTGGCACCAGGCCGGCGCCGACGAGCGCGACGAGGCCCTGGCGGTGGAACTGGCCAGCCCCGACGCGGCCATGGCCGCGCCGTGGGAAGCGCCGCCGGTGCGATCGGCACCGCCGGCCCCTGCCGCAGCGCCGGTGCCGTCGCAGCGCCCGCAGGGCATTTCGCTGACCCCAGCGTCGACCAGCGCTGCTGCCCCGCAGGGCGGCACGGTCGCCCTGACCTCGGCCGAAACCTGGCTGGAGCTGGTCGCCCAGAGCCAGCTGAACGGCCCCTCCCGGCAGCTCGCCGCGCACGCGGCGTTCGTCGGATTCCAGCATGGTGTCTTGAAACTGGCGGTATCGCCCGGATTTGAGTACCTGTGTTCGGACCGATCGCTGGCGGCCCTGACCGAGGCGCTGTCCGGCCCGCTCGGAACGACCCCCAAGATCGTGATCGAACATGGCAACGCCGAGGCCGAAACGCTGCACCAGCGTTCCGACCGCCAGCGTGGCGAACGACAGCAGGCGGCCGAAGCCGCCTTCATGGCCGACCCGTCGGTGCAGCTGCTGATCCAGCAGCATGGCGCGCGGGTCGTGACCGATTCCATCCGTCCTTTTGAAGAGTAA
- a CDS encoding isocitrate lyase/PEP mutase family protein → MNDLHARFEALHAASELLVLPNAWDAGSARLAQEKGAQAVGTTSAAMAWSCGYPDGNALPEGALLQRVSEIVRATSIPVTVDIENGYSDDPEHVAALVSKLVALGVVGINLEDGAGAPGVLVEKIGAIRRALAGRPLFINARTDVYLRGMAEGEAAVRISVERMQAYAAAGASGAFVPCGVQPAEMRAIADAVSLPLNVMWLPGLVGHAELVAAGVRRLSAGPALYVHAWAALAGATEAMLGGALAWPEGAPGYGELNRLFA, encoded by the coding sequence ATGAACGACCTTCACGCGCGTTTCGAAGCACTGCACGCCGCCAGCGAGCTGCTGGTCCTGCCCAACGCCTGGGATGCAGGCAGTGCCCGGCTGGCACAGGAGAAGGGCGCGCAGGCCGTGGGCACCACCAGTGCTGCCATGGCCTGGTCTTGCGGGTACCCGGACGGCAACGCCTTGCCGGAAGGGGCCCTGCTGCAGCGGGTGAGCGAGATCGTGCGGGCCACCTCGATCCCGGTCACAGTGGATATCGAGAACGGGTACAGCGATGACCCGGAGCACGTGGCGGCGCTGGTGTCGAAGCTGGTGGCGCTGGGCGTGGTTGGCATCAATCTGGAGGATGGGGCGGGAGCACCGGGGGTGTTGGTTGAAAAGATTGGCGCCATCCGCCGTGCACTGGCCGGACGCCCGCTCTTCATCAATGCGCGCACCGATGTGTACCTGCGTGGCATGGCTGAGGGTGAGGCCGCAGTGCGGATAAGCGTGGAGCGGATGCAGGCTTATGCCGCTGCTGGGGCTAGCGGGGCTTTCGTGCCGTGCGGGGTGCAGCCTGCGGAGATGCGCGCCATTGCCGATGCGGTGTCACTGCCGCTCAACGTGATGTGGCTGCCGGGGTTGGTTGGGCATGCGGAGCTTGTCGCTGCTGGCGTGCGCAGGTTGAGTGCCGGGCCTGCGTTGTATGTGCATGCGTGGGCAGCGTTGGCGGGTGCGACGGAGGCGATGTTGGGTGGGGCGCTGGCGTGGCCGGAGGGGGCGCCGGGGTATGGGGAGTTGAACAGGCTCTTTGCGTGA
- a CDS encoding Slp family lipoprotein: protein MNAKILLPLAASLALAACATAPKPLQGQFSVVSPRDSVASQQVGTPVRWGGRIIETTPGQGQTCFQLLSRPLNGSGRPNTSSNDASDGRFVACRAGFYDPAVFEEGRDVTFIGKIAGYENTRIGDYDYRLPKLEADVIYLWPEQRQVDVVPVYPYGPWGPGWGPGWGYRGWGWW from the coding sequence ATGAACGCCAAGATCCTGCTTCCCCTTGCCGCGTCGCTGGCGCTGGCCGCCTGTGCCACGGCCCCCAAACCGCTGCAGGGACAGTTCAGCGTGGTCAGCCCGCGCGATTCGGTCGCCAGCCAGCAGGTCGGCACGCCGGTGCGCTGGGGCGGCCGCATCATCGAAACCACGCCGGGGCAGGGCCAGACCTGCTTCCAGCTGCTGTCGCGCCCGCTCAATGGCAGCGGCCGCCCGAACACCTCGTCCAACGACGCCAGCGACGGACGCTTCGTGGCCTGCCGTGCCGGCTTCTACGACCCGGCCGTGTTCGAGGAAGGCCGTGACGTGACCTTCATCGGCAAGATCGCCGGCTACGAAAACACCCGCATCGGCGATTACGACTACCGCCTGCCGAAGCTGGAAGCCGACGTGATCTACCTGTGGCCGGAACAGCGCCAGGTCGATGTGGTGCCGGTCTACCCGTACGGCCCGTGGGGCCCGGGTTGGGGTCCGGGCTGGGGCTACCGCGGCTGGGGCTGGTGGTAA
- a CDS encoding GNAT family N-acetyltransferase — protein MPDPIDQNTRPFHTSDTASCLAIFDSNVPDYFGANERADFAAFLLQPQRQDDYLVLEHRGEVAACGGIAFDDDVTAAFCWGMVRRDLHRHGMGTALASARIAQARARGATRVILSTSQHTQAFYAARGFIVTGVVRDGHAPGIDAVDMQLALR, from the coding sequence ATGCCCGATCCTATCGATCAGAACACGCGCCCGTTCCACACCTCCGACACCGCTTCGTGTCTCGCGATATTCGACAGCAATGTGCCGGACTATTTCGGAGCGAACGAGCGCGCGGACTTCGCCGCCTTTCTGCTGCAGCCGCAGCGTCAAGATGACTACCTCGTGTTGGAGCATCGCGGCGAAGTTGCGGCCTGCGGCGGGATCGCCTTTGACGACGATGTTACTGCGGCGTTCTGTTGGGGCATGGTGAGGCGTGATCTGCATCGACACGGCATGGGAACCGCTCTCGCTTCGGCGCGCATTGCACAGGCGCGCGCCAGAGGCGCGACACGCGTGATCCTCAGCACCAGCCAGCACACGCAGGCGTTTTACGCGGCGCGGGGATTCATCGTTACGGGAGTCGTGCGTGATGGACACGCGCCGGGAATCGACGCGGTGGACATGCAACTGGCGCTGCGCTGA
- a CDS encoding 3-deoxy-D-manno-octulosonic acid kinase encodes MVAFDATEALTPCRDGRGMGAILFDRERLRQADMSLFSPAHWGERARPVGEGGRGGAFFVDAPFGHCVLRQYLRGGMAAKLSHDQYLWRGANRTRSFAEFRLMRALRALKLPVPQPIAAFYMRDGLRYRAAILMERLEGVRSLADRALVAGRGAPWEETGRLIARFHRAGLDHADLNAHNILFDANGHGWLIDFDRGVQRIPATAWRERNLKRLHRSLVKLRGERSHEDVEKDFARLRRAYDLAWNRGY; translated from the coding sequence ATGGTCGCATTCGACGCCACTGAAGCACTGACGCCCTGCCGCGACGGACGCGGCATGGGGGCCATTCTGTTCGACCGCGAACGCCTGCGGCAAGCCGACATGAGCCTGTTCTCGCCTGCCCACTGGGGCGAGCGGGCACGGCCGGTGGGCGAGGGCGGCCGTGGCGGGGCCTTTTTCGTGGACGCGCCGTTCGGGCACTGCGTGCTGCGCCAGTACCTGCGCGGAGGCATGGCGGCCAAACTGAGCCACGACCAGTACCTGTGGCGCGGGGCCAACCGTACCCGCAGCTTTGCCGAGTTCCGCCTGATGCGTGCCCTGCGCGCGCTCAAGCTGCCGGTGCCGCAGCCCATCGCCGCGTTCTACATGCGCGACGGCCTGCGTTACCGCGCCGCGATCCTGATGGAGCGGCTTGAAGGCGTGCGTTCGCTGGCCGACCGCGCGCTGGTGGCGGGGCGGGGTGCGCCCTGGGAAGAGACCGGCCGGCTGATCGCGCGCTTCCACCGCGCCGGCCTGGACCATGCCGACCTCAACGCCCACAACATCCTGTTCGACGCCAACGGCCATGGCTGGCTGATCGACTTCGACCGCGGCGTGCAGCGCATCCCGGCCACCGCCTGGCGCGAGCGCAACCTCAAGCGCCTGCACCGTTCGCTGGTCAAGCTGCGCGGTGAGCGCAGCCATGAAGACGTCGAGAAAGACTTCGCGCGGCTGCGCCGTGCCTACGACCTGGCCTGGAACCGGGGCTACTGA
- a CDS encoding glycosyltransferase family 9 protein, protein MASASSSLCLLRLSALGDVTHVVPLVRTLQQARPGVELHWIIDKVGHKLLDGLPGVVFHAYDKKTGVAGMRALRAELPPGRFEALLQMQVAFRANVLSAFVPAVRRIGYDKARSKDLHGLFINERIPDRPGIHVLDAIGSFGEPLGIRQTSVSWDLAVPPAAVEWAQAQWQDDGRPVLMISPCSSHVRRNWYADRYAAVANHAIARGWRVVLCGGRSELERGMADAIQAQLSTPALDLVGKDTLKQLPALLARAALVMTPDSGPMHIANAMGAKVLGLHAASNPHRSGPYSDRRYCVDRYDDAARKFLGKPASDLKWGTKIEFDDVMQLITVEDGIAAFERYMADQATR, encoded by the coding sequence ATGGCATCAGCGTCCTCTTCCTTGTGTCTTTTGCGTTTGTCCGCGCTGGGCGACGTCACCCACGTGGTGCCGCTGGTGCGGACCCTGCAGCAGGCACGGCCGGGCGTTGAACTGCACTGGATCATCGACAAGGTCGGGCACAAGCTGCTCGACGGCCTGCCGGGCGTGGTCTTCCATGCCTACGACAAGAAGACGGGCGTGGCCGGCATGCGCGCCCTGCGCGCCGAGCTGCCGCCGGGACGCTTCGAGGCGCTGCTGCAGATGCAGGTGGCCTTCCGCGCCAACGTGCTGTCGGCCTTCGTACCGGCGGTGCGCCGGATCGGCTATGACAAGGCACGCTCGAAGGACCTGCATGGGCTTTTCATCAACGAGCGCATTCCCGACCGCCCGGGCATCCACGTACTGGACGCGATCGGCAGCTTCGGCGAGCCGCTCGGCATCCGCCAGACCTCGGTGAGCTGGGACCTGGCGGTGCCGCCGGCGGCCGTGGAGTGGGCACAGGCGCAGTGGCAGGACGATGGCCGGCCGGTGCTGATGATCTCGCCCTGCTCCAGTCACGTGCGCCGCAACTGGTATGCCGACCGCTATGCCGCGGTGGCCAACCATGCGATCGCGCGCGGCTGGCGGGTGGTGCTGTGCGGGGGCCGCAGCGAGCTGGAACGCGGCATGGCCGACGCCATCCAGGCCCAGCTGTCGACCCCGGCGCTGGACCTGGTGGGCAAGGACACCCTGAAGCAGCTGCCCGCCCTGCTCGCCCGCGCCGCGCTGGTGATGACCCCGGACTCGGGGCCGATGCACATTGCCAACGCGATGGGTGCCAAGGTGCTGGGCCTGCATGCGGCCAGCAATCCGCACCGCAGCGGCCCCTACTCGGACCGCCGCTACTGCGTGGACCGCTACGACGATGCGGCGCGCAAGTTCCTGGGCAAGCCGGCCAGCGACCTCAAGTGGGGCACCAAGATCGAGTTCGACGACGTGATGCAGCTGATCACCGTGGAAGACGGCATCGCCGCCTTCGAGCGCTACATGGCGGACCAGGCGACCCGGTAA
- a CDS encoding SymE family type I addiction module toxin → MSPEFEDEGAIPFLKLRGRWLRDMGFNAGSKLQIDAEDGVITLTILGRPKLPRPGVPRRIERQIHHTMVEADHLPICPNGSLL, encoded by the coding sequence ATGTCACCGGAGTTCGAGGATGAAGGGGCAATACCGTTCCTGAAACTTCGCGGCCGCTGGCTGCGTGACATGGGATTCAACGCGGGGTCCAAGCTGCAGATCGATGCCGAAGATGGCGTCATCACCCTTACCATCCTTGGCCGACCCAAGCTGCCGCGCCCGGGAGTGCCGCGACGCATCGAACGCCAGATCCACCACACCATGGTGGAAGCAGACCATTTGCCGATCTGTCCCAACGGGAGCCTGCTGTGA
- the recR gene encoding recombination mediator RecR, translating to MSLPLLEQLIEAFRVLPGVGQKTAQRMAYHVLERERAGGQKLAEVLAKAIERIGHCAQCRDFSETEVCAVCANGTRERQQLCAVESPADRLAIETATGFRGVYFVLQGRLSPLDGVGPRELGLDQLEARLGQGEVQELIIATSATVEGEATAHYLAQLARAHKVRPSRLAQGLPLGGELEYVDRGTLSHAFGSRTEVE from the coding sequence GTGAGCCTGCCCCTGCTCGAACAGCTGATCGAGGCCTTCCGGGTCCTGCCGGGGGTCGGCCAGAAGACCGCCCAGCGCATGGCCTACCACGTGCTCGAACGCGAGCGCGCCGGTGGCCAGAAGCTGGCCGAGGTGCTGGCCAAGGCGATCGAACGCATCGGCCACTGCGCGCAGTGCCGCGACTTCAGCGAAACCGAGGTCTGCGCCGTGTGCGCCAACGGCACCCGCGAACGCCAGCAGCTGTGCGCGGTGGAATCGCCGGCCGACCGCCTGGCGATCGAAACCGCCACCGGCTTCCGCGGTGTCTACTTCGTCCTGCAGGGGCGGTTGTCCCCGCTCGACGGTGTAGGCCCGCGCGAACTCGGGCTGGACCAGCTGGAGGCGCGCCTGGGGCAGGGCGAGGTGCAGGAACTGATCATCGCCACCAGCGCCACCGTTGAAGGCGAAGCGACCGCGCACTACCTGGCGCAGCTGGCCCGCGCCCACAAGGTGCGGCCGAGTCGACTGGCGCAGGGCCTGCCGCTGGGCGGCGAGCTGGAGTATGTGGATCGCGGCACGTTGTCGCATGCATTCGGTAGCCGTACCGAAGTCGAATGA
- a CDS encoding MBL fold metallo-hydrolase: MDWSLRFMGVGNASAVQLGSPMAVIERDGQPWLTIDCGGEGLTAYLAQYGRMPDALFVTHVHLDHVAGFERLFVDAYFSPERRGRIRVYVPATVVPLLHRRVADYPNVLAEGGANFWDAFQLIVVGDAFWHDGVRLEVFPVRHHWPETAYGLRLQGALVWSGDTRPIPEMLARFAADNELIAHDCGLHGNPSHTGVDDLEREYSPELQARMMLYHYASEADGEALRQRGHRVALPGERVVLATPTAPTPETGDGPAG; this comes from the coding sequence ATGGACTGGTCGCTGCGTTTCATGGGGGTCGGCAATGCGTCGGCCGTGCAGCTCGGATCGCCGATGGCGGTGATCGAGCGCGACGGCCAGCCGTGGCTGACCATCGACTGCGGCGGCGAAGGCCTCACCGCGTACCTGGCGCAGTACGGGCGCATGCCCGACGCGCTGTTCGTGACCCATGTGCACCTGGACCACGTGGCCGGCTTCGAGCGGCTGTTCGTGGATGCGTACTTTTCGCCGGAACGACGTGGCCGCATCCGCGTCTACGTGCCGGCGACGGTAGTGCCGCTGCTGCACCGGCGCGTGGCCGACTACCCGAACGTGCTGGCCGAAGGCGGCGCCAACTTCTGGGACGCGTTCCAGCTGATCGTGGTCGGTGACGCATTCTGGCATGACGGCGTGCGCCTGGAGGTATTCCCGGTGCGCCACCACTGGCCGGAGACCGCCTACGGCCTGCGCCTGCAGGGTGCCCTGGTGTGGAGCGGCGACACCCGCCCGATCCCCGAAATGCTGGCGCGCTTTGCTGCCGACAACGAACTGATCGCGCACGACTGCGGCCTGCATGGCAACCCGTCACATACCGGCGTGGACGATCTGGAGCGGGAGTATTCGCCTGAGCTGCAGGCGCGCATGATGCTCTATCACTACGCCAGCGAGGCAGACGGGGAGGCGTTGCGCCAGCGCGGGCACCGCGTCGCGCTGCCGGGCGAGCGCGTGGTGTTGGCCACGCCAACCGCACCAACCCCCGAAACGGGTGACGGCCCCGCCGGCTGA
- a CDS encoding histidine triad nucleotide-binding protein: MSQDTLFGKIIRREIPATIVYEDDEVLGFKDIAPQAPVHVLFIPKNEAIPTLDDVQPSQAHLIGKLAMAAAEYARREGFAQDGYRIVMNCREHAGQTVFHIHLHLLAGAQLGHFGT; encoded by the coding sequence ATGAGCCAGGACACCCTGTTCGGAAAGATCATCCGCCGCGAGATTCCGGCCACCATCGTCTATGAAGACGACGAGGTGCTGGGCTTCAAGGACATCGCGCCGCAGGCGCCGGTGCACGTGCTGTTCATTCCGAAGAACGAAGCCATTCCCACCCTCGATGACGTGCAGCCCTCGCAGGCGCACCTGATCGGCAAGCTGGCGATGGCAGCGGCCGAATACGCCCGCCGCGAAGGCTTCGCGCAGGACGGCTACCGCATCGTGATGAACTGCCGCGAACATGCCGGGCAGACGGTGTTCCACATCCACCTGCATCTGTTGGCAGGGGCGCAGCTGGGCCACTTCGGAACCTGA